A window of Fragaria vesca subsp. vesca linkage group LG7, FraVesHawaii_1.0, whole genome shotgun sequence contains these coding sequences:
- the LOC101304319 gene encoding defensin-like protein 7-like: protein MDRKFLGLVLFFIVLLASEETVIRSEAQTKPKPKQCLVPSGTFVGMCFDNSRCNQACIEEDYVGGRCTVDATRKCMCFKPCV, encoded by the exons ATGGACAGAAAGTTCCTGGGGCTTGTTTTGTTCTTCATCGTCCTCTTGGCTTCTG AAGAGACGGTGATTCGCAGTGAAGCGCAGACAAAACCAAAACCAAAACAATGCCTAGTCCCCAGCGGAACATTCGTGGGGATGTGCTTCGATAACAGCAGATGTAACCAGGCTTGTATTGAAGAAGATTACGTAGGCGGCAGATGCACCGTGGACGCCACACGAAAATGCATGTGCTTCAAGCCATGTGTGTGA